A stretch of the bacterium genome encodes the following:
- a CDS encoding MarR family transcriptional regulator: MDWFEDLTRSWESEYGDLDIANLPPLVRLARLGVLLDAFQHDVLEPFELTPSDYGVLAALRRAGPPYTLKPSQLYSRLRRSSGGMTKILKRLEEAGYVSRSPDPDDGRGMRVTLTDRGRSLQERVFHAFLTATTSLMAPLTAHQVDAADKSLGSLLELFERRAADRGAAAGLR; this comes from the coding sequence ATGGACTGGTTCGAAGATCTCACGCGCAGCTGGGAATCCGAGTACGGCGATCTGGACATCGCCAACCTCCCGCCCCTCGTGCGCCTGGCGCGCCTCGGCGTCCTCCTCGACGCGTTCCAACACGACGTCCTCGAGCCCTTCGAGCTGACCCCGTCGGACTACGGCGTCCTCGCCGCCCTCCGGCGCGCGGGCCCGCCCTACACGCTCAAACCGAGCCAGCTCTACAGCCGGCTGCGACGCTCCTCCGGCGGGATGACCAAGATCCTGAAGCGCCTCGAGGAAGCCGGCTACGTCTCGCGCTCCCCCGACCCCGACGACGGCCGCGGCATGCGGGTCACCCTCACCGATCGCGGCCGCTCGCTCCAGGAGCGCGTCTTCCACGCGTTCCTCACCGCGACGACGAGCCTCATGGCGCCGCTCACCGCCCACCAGGTCGACGCCGCCGACAAGAGCCTCGGCTCGCTGCTCGAACTCTTCGAACGACGCGCGGCCGACCGCGGCGCCGCGGCCGGACTACGTTAG
- a CDS encoding cupin domain-containing protein, whose protein sequence is MSDETTAPPPAKILAYREIDWDKPLESSAPGTAPPKELVEQAKKVGARRKKIVRGEGGFFMNRSQLPAGYRVPTHHHSYDEMLIVLSGGCTFDGDFGEARADDTIVIPAKNRYGFTCGPEGMEFLTIRLGEATTEL, encoded by the coding sequence ATGAGTGACGAGACGACGGCGCCGCCGCCGGCGAAGATTCTGGCGTATCGCGAGATCGATTGGGACAAGCCGCTCGAGAGCTCGGCGCCGGGGACGGCGCCGCCGAAGGAGCTGGTGGAGCAAGCGAAGAAGGTCGGGGCGCGGCGCAAGAAGATCGTGCGCGGCGAGGGCGGGTTCTTCATGAACCGATCGCAGCTCCCCGCCGGCTACCGCGTGCCGACCCATCACCACAGCTACGACGAGATGCTGATCGTGCTCTCCGGCGGGTGCACGTTCGACGGCGACTTCGGCGAGGCCCGCGCGGACGACACGATCGTCATCCCGGCGAAGAACCGGTACGGATTCACCTGCGGACCGGAGGGGATGGAGTTCCTGACGATCCGGCTCGGCGAAGCGACCACGGAGCTCTGA
- a CDS encoding MFS transporter, which yields MSPLDPPSSPPPPQSAPDAPYGSRYTLYVLVMVLLTMVFNNIDRTMLSIVVDDVKAEFALSDTELGFLLGPAFAVVYIFLVLPLGRYADTTGVRRTIISTCLFVWSLFTVTTGFVTSYAQLALMRMGVGVGEAGATAPSVSMLADYLPPERRASGMSVISMGAVIGMGIGMMAGGWISESFGWRGSFIAAGVPGIVLAILFRLTIREPARGGSEGRTTTTAGAFLPNLRALFGTRTYLYILSANAFTLFASMGRNLWEPAFLMRTYEMGQFHAGTWYFLTSPLPSMLGIFLGGFLADRYGERDKRWYLWVPALGLLASPPILVAFLLWPTSDVITMPAFLAGSMFSVMPVALVWSLVGSILGGFFTAPFMSTTQGVVPLRMRAFAAAISTLLSTLIGLAGGPLVVGALADGLEPEYGRDALRYALLFPTLIPMISGVICLAGAREVAADLERSRDLDV from the coding sequence TTGTCGCCTCTCGATCCGCCCAGTTCGCCCCCGCCCCCGCAGTCGGCGCCGGACGCCCCCTACGGCTCACGCTATACGCTCTACGTCCTGGTGATGGTCCTGCTCACCATGGTCTTCAACAACATCGATCGCACGATGTTGTCGATCGTCGTCGACGACGTGAAGGCGGAGTTCGCGCTCTCCGACACGGAGCTGGGATTCCTGCTCGGTCCGGCCTTCGCCGTCGTCTACATCTTTCTCGTGCTCCCGCTCGGCCGCTACGCCGACACGACCGGCGTCCGCCGTACGATCATCTCCACCTGCCTGTTCGTCTGGAGCCTCTTCACGGTCACGACCGGATTCGTGACCTCGTACGCCCAGCTCGCCCTCATGCGGATGGGCGTCGGGGTCGGGGAGGCCGGGGCGACCGCGCCCTCGGTTTCCATGTTGGCGGACTACCTGCCGCCGGAGCGTCGGGCTTCGGGGATGTCGGTGATCTCGATGGGGGCCGTGATCGGGATGGGCATCGGGATGATGGCCGGTGGCTGGATCTCGGAGAGCTTCGGCTGGCGGGGCTCGTTCATCGCCGCAGGCGTCCCCGGCATCGTCCTCGCGATCCTCTTCCGGCTGACGATCCGGGAGCCCGCACGAGGCGGGAGCGAGGGGCGCACCACGACGACGGCGGGCGCGTTCCTGCCGAACCTGCGCGCGCTCTTCGGAACACGGACCTACCTCTACATCCTGTCCGCGAACGCCTTCACGCTCTTCGCGTCGATGGGCCGAAATCTCTGGGAGCCGGCGTTCCTGATGCGGACGTACGAGATGGGGCAGTTCCACGCCGGAACCTGGTACTTCCTCACGAGCCCGCTGCCTTCGATGCTCGGCATCTTTCTCGGAGGCTTCCTGGCAGATCGGTACGGCGAGCGCGACAAGCGTTGGTACTTGTGGGTGCCGGCGCTCGGTCTCCTCGCGAGCCCGCCGATCCTGGTCGCGTTCCTGCTCTGGCCGACGAGCGACGTGATCACGATGCCCGCTTTCCTCGCCGGGTCGATGTTCTCGGTCATGCCGGTCGCGCTCGTCTGGAGCCTCGTCGGGTCGATCTTGGGAGGCTTCTTCACGGCCCCGTTCATGTCGACGACGCAGGGCGTCGTGCCGCTCCGAATGCGCGCGTTCGCCGCGGCGATCTCGACCCTGCTCAGCACGCTGATCGGTCTCGCCGGGGGGCCCCTCGTCGTGGGCGCGCTCGCGGATGGGCTCGAACCCGAGTACGGGCGGGACGCGCTTCGCTACGCGCTGCTCTTCCCGACCCTGATCCCGATGATCAGCGGCGTGATCTGCCTCGCCGGGGCGCGCGAGGTCGCGGCGGATCTGGAACGGTCTCGCGATCTCGACGTCTGA
- a CDS encoding TauD/TfdA family dioxygenase has product MSSLHFQPVTSAIGANVEGVDLRAPLAEEDRAGILEALTEYHVLFFRNQDITPEQQVAFAKQFGPISIPPFAPKYGDDPEYIVLDQTSPRGEGADQWHSDNTFMAEPPMGSILHAVQIPKVGGDTCFASAVAAYEALSPPIQRLVDGLTAVHDITKPLLKGIAAGHADVDLAEIQAKWPPVEHPVVRTHPITGKKALFVNRNSTTRIVGLTESENDALLPMLMDHIRSPEFQCRFTWDTNSVAFWDNRSTQHFAVPDYDTRRIMNRVTIAGEKVV; this is encoded by the coding sequence ATGAGCTCGCTGCACTTCCAGCCCGTCACTTCGGCGATCGGCGCGAACGTCGAAGGCGTCGATCTTCGCGCGCCCCTGGCCGAAGAGGATCGCGCAGGGATCCTCGAAGCCCTGACCGAATACCACGTGCTCTTCTTCCGGAACCAGGACATCACGCCGGAGCAGCAGGTCGCGTTCGCGAAGCAGTTCGGCCCGATCAGCATCCCCCCCTTCGCCCCGAAATACGGGGACGACCCGGAATACATCGTCCTGGACCAGACCAGTCCCCGCGGCGAGGGCGCCGACCAGTGGCACTCGGACAACACGTTCATGGCCGAGCCGCCGATGGGTTCGATCCTGCACGCCGTCCAGATTCCGAAGGTCGGTGGCGACACCTGCTTCGCCAGCGCGGTCGCCGCCTACGAGGCCCTCTCTCCCCCGATCCAGCGACTCGTCGACGGCCTGACGGCCGTACACGACATCACGAAGCCGCTCCTGAAGGGGATCGCCGCCGGCCATGCCGACGTCGACCTCGCCGAAATCCAGGCGAAGTGGCCCCCGGTCGAGCACCCGGTCGTCCGGACCCACCCCATCACGGGCAAGAAGGCGCTCTTCGTCAACCGCAACTCGACCACGCGCATCGTGGGGCTGACCGAGTCCGAGAACGACGCGCTGCTGCCGATGCTGATGGACCACATCCGGTCGCCGGAGTTCCAGTGCCGCTTCACCTGGGACACGAACTCCGTCGCGTTCTGGGACAATCGCAGTACCCAGCACTTCGCCGTTCCCGACTACGACACCCGCCGCATCATGAATCGCGTGACGATCGCCGGCGAGAAGGTCGTCTGA
- a CDS encoding amidohydrolase — protein sequence MSARPSIVDCHTHIVSPDLDRYPLNPRDLSGEWYREAPASAEDLARDMDGSGVAQAILVQGVGAYTWKNDYAADAARATPGRFVSACAIDAEAGDAAQTLAYWLDDRGMQGVRLFALAREGPSWLAEPTTIPLFEIARSRGAHVIVTILPPQLPELERVLEREPDTAISLDHCGFALADAQAREALFALARFEALHLKVSTHNLDDAERTEGATSLIRELVDRFGAERLMWGSDYCQTHDRPYADLVALGCRAFESLPAAQAEACLSGTARRLWPGLA from the coding sequence ATGTCCGCACGCCCGTCGATCGTCGACTGTCATACCCACATCGTCTCGCCCGACCTTGATCGCTACCCGCTGAACCCGCGTGACCTGTCCGGCGAGTGGTATCGCGAGGCACCGGCGAGCGCCGAGGACCTCGCCCGCGACATGGACGGGAGCGGCGTAGCGCAGGCGATCCTCGTCCAGGGCGTCGGCGCCTATACCTGGAAGAACGACTACGCGGCCGACGCCGCGCGCGCGACGCCCGGGCGCTTCGTCTCCGCCTGTGCGATCGATGCCGAAGCCGGCGACGCGGCCCAGACCCTCGCCTACTGGCTCGACGATCGCGGGATGCAGGGCGTCCGGCTCTTCGCCCTCGCCCGCGAGGGTCCGTCCTGGCTCGCGGAGCCCACGACGATCCCGCTCTTCGAGATCGCGCGGAGTCGCGGCGCCCACGTGATCGTCACGATCCTGCCGCCACAGCTCCCCGAGCTCGAACGCGTACTCGAACGCGAGCCCGACACGGCGATCTCCCTCGACCACTGTGGCTTCGCACTCGCGGATGCGCAGGCGAGAGAGGCGCTCTTCGCGCTCGCCCGCTTCGAAGCGCTCCACCTCAAGGTCTCGACCCACAATCTCGACGACGCGGAACGCACCGAGGGCGCGACATCGCTGATCCGGGAGCTCGTCGACCGGTTCGGCGCGGAGCGCCTGATGTGGGGCTCGGATTATTGCCAGACCCATGATCGTCCCTACGCGGACCTCGTCGCGCTCGGATGCCGGGCCTTCGAGTCGCTCCCCGCTGCGCAGGCCGAGGCCTGTCTCTCCGGGACGGCGAGGCGACTCTGGCCGGGGCTCGCCTGA
- a CDS encoding NAD(P)H-quinone oxidoreductase, producing the protein MRAIVIEEPGDESCMQLGDAPTPELRPGALRIENHAAGVNRADLMQRRGLYPPPPGSSPLLGLECAGIVTEVGVGVSGFAVGDRVMALLPGGGYAEEVVVDAGSAIPLPETLSFHEGAGLTETLLTVHLNVWRLGGLPEGGSVLVHGGGSGIGTTTIDLVKRAGGTVIATAGSAEKCARCKELGADAVANYKEDDWVAIAKEATGGKGVDVVLDSIGAAYLENNLATLANDGALVLIGLMGGAKAEVNLGLLLTRRLKIVGSTLRTRSNEEKASIVRDFLARFGDDLADGKIRPILHEVLPLAEAPEAHRMLQASTHFGKVVLAVR; encoded by the coding sequence ATGAGAGCCATCGTGATCGAAGAGCCTGGAGACGAGAGCTGCATGCAGCTCGGAGACGCACCGACGCCCGAGCTTCGGCCGGGTGCGCTGCGGATCGAGAACCACGCGGCCGGCGTGAACCGTGCCGACCTGATGCAGCGTCGCGGCCTCTATCCGCCGCCGCCCGGGAGCTCGCCGCTCCTGGGGCTCGAGTGTGCCGGGATCGTGACCGAGGTCGGCGTCGGCGTGTCGGGCTTCGCGGTCGGCGATCGCGTGATGGCGCTGCTTCCTGGCGGTGGGTATGCGGAGGAGGTCGTCGTCGACGCCGGCTCGGCGATCCCGCTGCCCGAGACGCTCTCCTTCCACGAGGGGGCCGGTCTGACGGAGACCCTCCTCACGGTCCACCTCAACGTCTGGCGTCTCGGCGGTCTACCGGAAGGCGGAAGCGTGCTCGTTCACGGCGGAGGCAGCGGCATCGGGACGACGACGATCGATCTCGTGAAGCGTGCCGGCGGGACCGTCATCGCGACCGCGGGCAGCGCGGAGAAGTGCGCGCGCTGCAAGGAGCTCGGAGCGGACGCCGTCGCGAACTACAAGGAAGACGACTGGGTCGCGATCGCGAAGGAAGCGACCGGCGGCAAGGGCGTCGATGTCGTCCTCGACTCGATCGGGGCGGCCTACCTCGAGAACAACCTCGCGACGCTGGCCAACGACGGCGCGCTCGTGCTGATCGGCCTGATGGGCGGGGCCAAGGCCGAAGTCAACCTCGGTCTGTTGCTCACCCGACGGCTCAAGATCGTGGGCTCGACCCTCCGGACCCGCAGCAACGAAGAGAAGGCGTCGATCGTCCGGGACTTTCTCGCGCGCTTCGGGGACGACCTCGCCGACGGCAAGATCCGCCCGATCCTCCACGAGGTACTCCCCCTGGCAGAGGCGCCGGAGGCGCACCGCATGCTCCAGGCGAGCACGCATTTCGGGAAGGTCGTGCTGGCGGTCCGTTAG
- a CDS encoding ABC transporter ATP-binding protein/permease: MPNEDPEIRSSNGTAEPAKRISASRALRRLLALSKGDGGRVLGVVLLGAVVAGAGFIRVSLIQPLLDDIVLPKTAGELNMDELWPLIRPIAGIVGATLIVSPLAVLGRSYLAEWVAGRVRQRVDIAIARKLLHVPLRTFREGSSGDFLSRSMADAQIACQMIVVFYKDVILHAEMILIGVAMMLWISVPLTGVVLLGVPPFYLLVSTFMGRILDVSTRRQETQGQLSDRLIAILSGIKVIKAFRGEDAETTAYDHETDKYFRRHMKVIKNGALVKASGEAIWPALFAGVIGIGGYAVVHGIDGLTIGDVMAFGAILGLAYKPLKSLIQSVPRLVEAASSAARLFAVLDMDEEIPDRPGARPMTGLREHIRFRDVAFDYGGAPVLDGIDLEVRAGEVVAIVGRTGTGKSTLVDLVLRFHDPTRGAIEIDGVDLRDLERASFLEHVALVTQEPFLFDESLMENIRYGRPGATDDEVRAAAAAASADEFIEGLPEGYDTLAGEFGLRLSGGQRQRVTIARAILADASILVFDEATSALDAQTERAVQAAIDGLRGQRTIFLVAHRLSTIQHADRIVVLEEGRIAETGDHETLLARGGVYAELIGAQTAIAS; this comes from the coding sequence GCCGAGCCCGCGAAGCGGATCTCGGCCTCTCGCGCGCTGCGCCGACTGCTCGCCCTCTCGAAGGGGGACGGCGGACGCGTGCTCGGAGTCGTCCTGCTCGGCGCCGTCGTGGCGGGCGCGGGCTTCATCCGGGTGTCGCTGATCCAGCCGCTGCTCGACGACATCGTCCTGCCGAAGACCGCCGGCGAGCTGAACATGGACGAGCTCTGGCCGCTGATCCGCCCCATCGCGGGGATCGTGGGGGCGACGCTGATCGTGTCCCCCCTCGCCGTGCTCGGCCGCTCCTATCTCGCCGAATGGGTCGCCGGACGCGTCCGCCAGCGCGTCGACATCGCGATCGCCCGCAAGCTCCTCCACGTCCCCCTCCGGACCTTCCGCGAAGGCTCGAGCGGTGACTTCCTCTCGCGCTCCATGGCGGACGCCCAGATCGCGTGCCAGATGATCGTCGTCTTCTACAAGGACGTGATCCTGCACGCGGAGATGATCCTGATCGGCGTCGCCATGATGCTCTGGATCAGCGTTCCGCTCACGGGGGTCGTCCTCCTCGGCGTCCCGCCCTTCTATCTACTGGTCTCCACCTTCATGGGGCGCATCCTCGACGTCTCCACCCGTCGCCAGGAAACGCAGGGCCAGCTCTCGGATCGCCTGATCGCGATCCTCTCGGGCATCAAGGTCATCAAGGCCTTTCGCGGCGAGGACGCGGAGACGACCGCCTACGATCACGAGACCGACAAGTACTTCCGGCGCCACATGAAGGTGATCAAGAACGGCGCGCTGGTGAAGGCCTCGGGAGAGGCGATCTGGCCGGCCCTCTTCGCCGGGGTGATCGGGATCGGAGGCTACGCGGTCGTCCACGGGATCGACGGGCTGACGATCGGCGACGTGATGGCCTTCGGCGCGATCCTGGGGCTCGCGTACAAGCCCCTGAAGAGCCTGATCCAGAGCGTGCCCCGTCTGGTCGAAGCGGCGAGCAGCGCGGCCCGGCTCTTCGCGGTTCTCGACATGGACGAAGAGATCCCGGACCGACCCGGCGCGCGACCGATGACCGGCCTGCGCGAGCACATCCGTTTCCGGGACGTCGCCTTCGACTACGGAGGCGCCCCGGTCCTCGACGGCATCGACCTCGAAGTCCGCGCCGGCGAGGTCGTCGCGATCGTCGGCCGGACCGGCACCGGCAAATCGACGCTGGTCGACCTCGTCCTGCGCTTCCACGACCCGACGCGCGGCGCGATCGAGATCGACGGCGTCGACCTCCGGGACCTCGAGCGGGCCTCGTTCCTCGAGCACGTCGCTCTCGTCACCCAGGAGCCCTTCCTCTTCGACGAGTCCCTGATGGAGAACATCCGCTACGGGCGACCCGGCGCGACCGACGACGAGGTCCGCGCGGCCGCCGCCGCTGCGTCCGCGGACGAGTTCATCGAGGGCCTGCCCGAGGGCTACGACACCCTCGCGGGCGAGTTCGGGCTCCGGCTCTCCGGCGGCCAACGGCAACGGGTGACGATCGCCCGGGCGATCCTCGCCGACGCGTCGATCCTGGTCTTCGACGAAGCCACCAGCGCCCTCGACGCCCAGACCGAGCGGGCCGTGCAGGCCGCGATCGACGGTCTCCGGGGGCAGCGCACGATCTTCCTCGTTGCCCACCGCCTCTCGACCATCCAGCACGCCGACCGGATCGTGGTTCTCGAAGAAGGCCGGATCGCCGAGACCGGCGACCACGAGACGCTTCTCGCCCGCGGCGGCGTCTACGCCGAGCTCATCGGCGCGCAGACCGCGATCGCGAGCTGA